The genomic stretch ACCTGGTAGATGCATCGCTCGACTACTGGCTCACGGCTGGCCCCTACACGGCGCGCTTCGAGCAGACCATGCAGGCGTTCTTTGGCGCCCGGGACTTCGCCTTCGTCAATTCGGGCTCCTCCGCCAACCTGCTCATGGTCTCGGCCCTGTGCGCCGAGGAAACGCCGCGCTTGCTGCGGGCGGATGATCCGCCGGCCTTGCAGCCGGGTGACGAGGTGATCACGCCGGCCGTCACCTTCCCGACCACCCTGGCGCCGATCTTGCAGAACGGCCTGGTGCCCGTGTTCGTGGATTGCGAACTGACGACCTACAACGTCGACCCGCAGGCGGTGGCCGAGGCGATCGGGCCGCGCACGCGGGCGATCTTCTTGCCCCACACGGTCGGCATTCCGACCGACCTGGACGTGCTGGTGAAGCTGGCCGAGGACCATCGGCTCTGGTTGCTGGAGGACGGCTGTGACGCGTTGGGCGCGACATGGGGCGATCGCCTGGTCGGCACCTTCGGCGCCATGTCCTCGCTGAGCTTCTATCCCGCCCACCACATCACCACCGGTGAGGGCGGCGGGGTGGTGGTGAATCACCCGCGGCTGAAGAAGGTCGTACGCTCGTTGCGTGACTGGGGGCGTGACTGCTGGTGCGATCCGGGCGTGTCGGACAGCTGCCACAAGCGGTTCGGCTGGCAGCTGGGCGAGCTGCCGGCGGGTTACGACCACAAGTACATCTATTCCAATCAGGGTTACAACCTCAAGGCCACCGACATGCAGGCGGCGATCGGGCTGGCCCAGAGTGCCCGCATCCCGGAGGTGGTGGCGGCGCGGCGGCGCAACTTCGCCCGCTACCAGTCGCGCCTGGCACCTTATTCGGATGCCTTGCTGTTGCCGCAGCTTCACCCCAAGGCCAACCCCTCGCCCTTCGGCTTTCCGATCACGGTGCGCGAAGGCATCGATTGCCAGCGCCTGATCGCGCACCTGGAAGCCGCGCGCATCGAAACACGCAAGGTGTTTGGCGGCAACATCCTCAAGCAGCCTGGCTTCATGAACATCCCGCGCCGGGTGCATGGCTCGCTGGCGAACAGCGATCGGATCATGCGCGACACCCTCTTCGTGGGCGTCTGGCCTGGCATGAGCGAGGCCATGGTCGACTACGTGGTCGAGAGCATCGCCAGCTTCCTGCGCGAGCACGCCTGAGCAGCGGGGGCTGGCTGGCCTGGCCGGCCGTGTTTCTGCTGAGGGTCGCGATAAGCGCCGCGCAGGGCCGGCGATGCGGTCTGAGCACCTTGCCGCGTCGCGATGAGGCCGGGGGCCGACCCGTTCGGCGAGGGGGGAGCTGACGGCAGGGCCCGGTCGGCGGTGGTGCCTGTGGTATCGTAATCCGCATCTGAGTGCGGAGGTACCCGATGACGCCCGTTCGTTCGCTTGCATGTCTGCTGGCCGCCTGCCTGGCCATATCCACGCCGGCCCCTGCCTCGGCCCATGCGGTGGCCAGGTCCGCCACTCCATCCGTGCGCCCCGGCCTGCCCGCGCTCACGACCCACCGCACGGTGGCCGGGCCGATCACGACCTTCACCCTGCCCAACGGCCTGCAGGTGATCCTCAAGGAGAATCACGCGGCGCCGGTGGTCAGCTGGGTCGTCACCTACAAGGTCGGCAGCCGCAACGAACCGGCCGGCGCCACCGGCTCGGCCCACCTGCTGGAGCACATGCTGTTCAAGGGCACCAAGACCCTCGGCAAGGGCCAGATCGCCCAGCTGCTCGACCGCAACGGCGCGGACAGCAATGCCAGCACCTGGACCGACTGGACCAATTACTACGAGACCTACGCCTCCAACCGGCTGGAACTCGGGCTCAAGATCGAGGCGGCCCGCATGCGCGACGCGTTGATTCTGGATTCCGAGCGCCGCAGCGAGATGACGGTGGTGCGCAACGAGCTGGAGCGCGGCGAGAGCAACCCGGGCCGGATCCTCTACCAGCAGCTCACGGCCACGGCCTTCCAGGCCCATCCCTATCACCATCCCACGATCGGCTGGCGCTCGGACGTGGAAGGCGTTCCCACCGCTGACCTCAAGCGCTTCTACGACACCTACTACCAGCCGAACAACTGCGTGGCCGTGCTGGTGGGCGATTTCGAGACGCCCGAGGCGGTCCGCCTGATCACGCGGTATTTCGGTGCCATTCCCCGCGGCAAGACCCCGCCCGCGGTGCGCACGGTCGAGGAACCGCAGCCCGGTGAGCGGCGCTTCGTGATCCGCCGCCGCGGCGACACCAACATGGTGCAGCTGGGCTGGCACATTCCGGCCGTCTCCCATGCCGACATCGGGCCGCTGGTGGTGATCGACTCGATTCTCTCGGCCGGGGTGACGGGTCGCCTGTACCAGGGCCTGGTCGAGACCGAGAAGGCCTTGCAGGCCTGGAGTGATGTCGGCGTGCAGCGCGATCCCTCGCTGTTCCGCCTGGGCGCCACGCTGCGGCCGGGCGGTTCGCACGCCGAGGTGGAAGCTGCCCTGGTGGCCCAGCTGGAGCGCCTCAAGACGGAACCCGTCATGGCAGCCGAGCTGGCCAAGGCCAAGGCCCAGGCCCGGGCGTCCTACATCTACGAGAACGAGGGCACCACGAGTCTGGCCATGAGCCTGGGCTATTACGCGGCGATCGACCGCTGGCAGCGCAATTTCAGCCTGCTCGACGAGATCGAGCGGACGGGCGTGGCCGACTTGCAGCGGGTGGCCCGGACCTACTTCAACCCGGATCAGCGCAGCGTGGGCTGGTACGTGGCGACGCCGGACGGTCCGGTGCCGCCGGCGCCGAAAAACCAGGGTGGTGGCGCCGCCACGGCCAACGCGGCGCGCGTCAAGCCGGCTGCGCTGTTCGAGTTCGAGCGCCGGGCGGCCCAGCCGCGGCCGCTCACCTTGCCGGTCAAGCGGGTGCTGAAGAATGGCCTGACCCTGATCGTCCTGGAGAATCCGGGCTCGCAGACGGTTGCGCTCGACGGCTTCGTCTGGGCGGGGCGCACGCACGACCCGGCCGGCAAGGCCGGCCTGGCCGGGGCGGTGGCGGCGCTGCTCAAGGAGGGCACCGCCAAGCGTAGCAAGCTGGCCCTGGCCGATGATCTCGAACGGGTCTCGGCCTCGCTGTCCTACAGCCGGGGGCTGCACGTGGCCGACATCGAAGGGCGCACGCTGGC from Candidatus Sericytochromatia bacterium encodes the following:
- the rfbH gene encoding lipopolysaccharide biosynthesis protein RfbH; translated protein: LVDASLDYWLTAGPYTARFEQTMQAFFGARDFAFVNSGSSANLLMVSALCAEETPRLLRADDPPALQPGDEVITPAVTFPTTLAPILQNGLVPVFVDCELTTYNVDPQAVAEAIGPRTRAIFLPHTVGIPTDLDVLVKLAEDHRLWLLEDGCDALGATWGDRLVGTFGAMSSLSFYPAHHITTGEGGGVVVNHPRLKKVVRSLRDWGRDCWCDPGVSDSCHKRFGWQLGELPAGYDHKYIYSNQGYNLKATDMQAAIGLAQSARIPEVVAARRRNFARYQSRLAPYSDALLLPQLHPKANPSPFGFPITVREGIDCQRLIAHLEAARIETRKVFGGNILKQPGFMNIPRRVHGSLANSDRIMRDTLFVGVWPGMSEAMVDYVVESIASFLREHA
- a CDS encoding pitrilysin family protein, with the translated sequence MTPVRSLACLLAACLAISTPAPASAHAVARSATPSVRPGLPALTTHRTVAGPITTFTLPNGLQVILKENHAAPVVSWVVTYKVGSRNEPAGATGSAHLLEHMLFKGTKTLGKGQIAQLLDRNGADSNASTWTDWTNYYETYASNRLELGLKIEAARMRDALILDSERRSEMTVVRNELERGESNPGRILYQQLTATAFQAHPYHHPTIGWRSDVEGVPTADLKRFYDTYYQPNNCVAVLVGDFETPEAVRLITRYFGAIPRGKTPPAVRTVEEPQPGERRFVIRRRGDTNMVQLGWHIPAVSHADIGPLVVIDSILSAGVTGRLYQGLVETEKALQAWSDVGVQRDPSLFRLGATLRPGGSHAEVEAALVAQLERLKTEPVMAAELAKAKAQARASYIYENEGTTSLAMSLGYYAAIDRWQRNFSLLDEIERTGVADLQRVARTYFNPDQRSVGWYVATPDGPVPPAPKNQGGGAATANAARVKPAALFEFERRAAQPRPLTLPVKRVLKNGLTLIVLENPGSQTVALDGFVWAGRTHDPAGKAGLAGAVAALLKEGTAKRSKLALADDLERVSASLSYSRGLHVADIEGRTLAENLDVLLTAVAETLATPVFPESELKKFQARAEAALKQAEDEPGTRVERAFGQLVYPVGHPYRPLDLSESLAALRSLTRDDMLAFHRRHYGPNTTTLVLVGRLKADQAAARLETLLADWKAAELVRPAVAAPDRGRPTRVVVPMPDKTNVEVRIGHATPLTRRHPDYHAAQLGNYVLGGDPLSSRLGLRLRDELGLTYGTYAVLQVGQGPGPWWSSLTVNPANLARGLSELRTVVNRFRQTGVTEQELAFAKSAMIGGQAVGLATNAGMAGSLGTIAQYDLGLDYWKRYPGLIGAIDKAQVDAAIRRYILPEAAHTVLVGPLPAQAQP